The proteins below are encoded in one region of Sulfolobus sp. A20:
- a CDS encoding DUF504 domain-containing protein: MNIRDAINRVIWKEKERISEYVLIIKDRISSTGISEIPFENIDKIDRNYIYLNDDTIIPMHRVLMIKRKTDCKVVWKRGDDKFSES, translated from the coding sequence ATGAATATAAGAGATGCCATAAATAGAGTTATTTGGAAAGAAAAAGAAAGGATAAGCGAATACGTATTAATAATCAAAGATAGGATAAGCTCTACAGGTATAAGTGAGATACCTTTTGAAAACATTGACAAAATAGATAGAAACTACATATATTTAAATGATGATACAATAATCCCAATGCATAGAGTCTTAATGATAAAGAGAAAAACCGATTGTAAAGTGGTTTGGAAAAGAGGAGACGACAAGTTTTCTGAAAGTTAA
- a CDS encoding M28 family peptidase → MLELTSKIYRLGEIIHGSEKEKKALKMIKDSLEFDEGISIRQLPVNTKEWAIKFQKLLINNKEVEDFTLFPYSRGSVKGRVGSNILQFSFPNHPFKVKDLYKVAIEQGAEALIFYENSLKRRITLGDVNIPILMIPQKLEKGTVIEIEAESELKDTISYNLEVELREGKDDYILIGAHIDHWLTGYHDNLFSVDTLLSLIYSKEIMVRNHGMKVVFFSSEEGPRCCAGSFQYPKDGVSIAIVLDALFPNRVVFSAIPSLWDFSKYFKLKRIEMPTPFSDHFSFIQHGIPAVVLYNDDLIPYYHSDRDVEFNEDEQYKLSIIGSLRKMLEEVDKHSVDELRLNKFGTNKILPDYVNLTSMFG, encoded by the coding sequence GTGCTAGAGTTAACGTCCAAAATATATAGGTTAGGTGAAATAATCCACGGCTCAGAAAAGGAGAAAAAAGCACTAAAAATGATAAAGGATAGCCTAGAGTTTGATGAGGGAATAAGCATTAGACAATTACCAGTAAACACGAAGGAATGGGCTATAAAGTTTCAGAAACTCTTGATTAATAATAAAGAAGTTGAAGACTTTACGTTATTTCCCTATTCTCGTGGAAGTGTTAAGGGGAGAGTGGGTAGTAATATTTTGCAATTTTCTTTTCCAAATCATCCTTTTAAGGTAAAGGATCTGTACAAGGTGGCAATAGAGCAAGGAGCAGAAGCACTAATATTTTATGAGAACTCTTTAAAGAGAAGGATCACTTTAGGAGATGTAAATATCCCCATCTTGATGATACCCCAAAAGCTAGAAAAGGGAACTGTGATAGAAATAGAGGCTGAATCTGAATTAAAAGATACTATATCTTACAATCTTGAAGTAGAATTGAGAGAAGGAAAAGACGATTATATTTTAATTGGTGCTCATATAGATCATTGGCTAACCGGCTATCATGATAATTTGTTTTCCGTTGATACTTTACTTTCTCTTATTTATAGTAAAGAAATAATGGTAAGAAATCATGGTATGAAAGTAGTCTTCTTCTCTTCAGAGGAAGGTCCTAGGTGCTGTGCTGGTTCATTTCAGTATCCTAAGGATGGTGTAAGTATTGCAATAGTTTTAGACGCGTTATTTCCTAATAGAGTTGTCTTCTCTGCAATACCTAGCTTATGGGATTTCTCTAAATATTTTAAGCTAAAAAGGATAGAAATGCCAACACCTTTCTCAGACCACTTTAGCTTTATTCAACATGGTATTCCGGCTGTAGTACTTTACAATGATGATCTAATCCCATATTATCACTCTGATAGGGATGTGGAATTTAATGAAGATGAACAATATAAGTTAAGCATTATTGGTAGTTTAAGGAAAATGTTAGAAGAGGTAGATAAACATAGTGTTGATGAGCTGAGGCTAAATAAGTTTGGTACGAATAAGATTTTACCAGATTATGTTAATCTAACCTCAATGTTTGGTTAG
- the csa3 gene encoding CRISPR-associated CARF protein Csa3 has protein sequence MILISAIGFEEKFLVRCFLRNGKNNIDKVILIKPEGEENPKTREAINNFKKLLDEASIPLEILEVNQLDLISTIVKISKKILSIKKRDFLLNLSSGMRILNFEILATFLMLGYDAKVEIEAENLTGVVTFELKEIVNDELDEKEVEIINAIKGGHKKVRDIAKVTNIPLSTVSKKINNLAEKGYLEKGKEIKLTKKGEIISQVY, from the coding sequence ATGATATTGATATCTGCAATCGGATTTGAGGAAAAATTTCTCGTAAGATGCTTTCTTAGGAATGGTAAAAATAACATAGATAAGGTTATATTAATTAAACCTGAGGGAGAGGAGAATCCTAAGACTAGGGAAGCAATAAATAATTTTAAGAAGCTACTAGATGAAGCTTCTATACCCTTAGAAATCTTAGAGGTTAATCAGCTTGACCTAATATCTACAATTGTAAAAATATCTAAGAAAATATTATCTATAAAAAAGAGAGATTTCTTACTAAACTTGTCAAGTGGCATGAGAATATTAAATTTCGAAATATTGGCTACGTTTTTAATGTTAGGATATGACGCCAAGGTTGAGATTGAGGCAGAAAACCTAACTGGTGTCGTTACGTTCGAGTTAAAGGAAATAGTAAATGATGAGCTAGACGAAAAGGAAGTGGAAATCATAAATGCAATAAAAGGTGGTCATAAGAAAGTCAGAGATATAGCAAAGGTAACGAATATACCACTGTCTACGGTATCAAAGAAGATTAATAATTTAGCTGAAAAGGGTTATTTAGAAAAAGGAAAGGAGATAAAATTAACCAAGAAAGGAGAAATAATATCACAAGTATACTAG
- a CDS encoding type II secretion system F family protein, protein MDRGGKLKFANIVSYDLILVILSGVLDLILTLFKGHFLYVFSSLFRYIVISSSVALGDALGFLLVLQASLLGLFIGGIVLLAITFTVNYTRVRGEYEAGVPISTILQSRIITSSRLSNLAYWIRRRIERYVNASADLKSPLQIGISFTAYFLISLLIVIPLSIALALALLSPIPFVLLLVPIIFLLYPDQAYKSRAREMRDNLQDELPFFVVLITIISAGGSNIYEAMKKVVEFPLFKAIRKEALLILRDIDFFGKSPLDALEHRARITLNRDYSWFLAGYTSIIRSGGEIEAYLFQKAREFLNWLQFRWRVYSERTAFLGELIVILFLIFPMFLIALAFFTNGAVIVFLLVIPILFGTILYAITTANRPRYMDDIRLSIIQVLIAFLASFVIGGIVEVFIGKIFYTIGLSLFTFSLLFTIFSYKQVKEISDVEASLPQFLRDVTEFRKIGYDMVRAIRTLAEEKRYRAEFNRVLNELVRQNNMGIPLTRAKITTRSWLGKFALSTVQILIESGAVRPDLLEYLTEFTQNFIESKREAFSRMRAYQVLGVLTPILLIATILISVVIMGSFTLFDVPGTFGIQFPNIISQVILSPINLLEMFSFIFMSSFTIGLLVTKALYGTVKYMILPTITLAIALLSVHFFNVLEPIILKLFSI, encoded by the coding sequence TTGGATAGAGGGGGAAAATTAAAATTTGCTAATATAGTATCATACGATTTAATTTTAGTGATACTTTCTGGAGTATTAGACTTAATCTTAACTCTTTTTAAGGGTCATTTCCTATACGTTTTCTCCAGTTTATTTAGATATATTGTGATAAGCTCTTCAGTAGCTCTTGGCGATGCTTTGGGATTTCTTTTGGTATTGCAGGCCTCGTTACTAGGGCTTTTCATAGGAGGAATTGTACTCTTAGCTATTACGTTTACTGTTAATTACACTAGGGTTAGAGGTGAGTATGAAGCTGGAGTTCCGATTTCAACTATACTTCAATCTAGAATAATAACTAGTAGTAGATTAAGTAATCTAGCGTATTGGATAAGGCGTAGAATTGAGAGATATGTTAACGCTAGTGCAGATTTAAAGAGCCCACTGCAAATAGGAATTAGCTTTACAGCTTACTTTCTAATATCATTACTAATTGTTATCCCGTTATCAATTGCCTTGGCATTAGCCTTACTCTCTCCTATTCCTTTCGTACTTCTCCTAGTCCCTATAATTTTTCTACTTTATCCAGACCAGGCTTACAAAAGCAGAGCAAGAGAGATGAGAGATAATCTACAAGATGAACTACCATTTTTTGTTGTTCTAATCACAATAATTTCAGCTGGGGGGAGTAACATTTATGAAGCCATGAAGAAAGTCGTAGAGTTTCCATTGTTTAAAGCCATAAGGAAGGAAGCATTACTAATCTTAAGGGATATAGATTTCTTTGGGAAATCTCCTTTAGACGCTTTAGAGCACAGAGCTAGAATAACGCTAAACAGGGACTATTCGTGGTTTTTAGCTGGATATACTTCAATAATCAGAAGTGGAGGTGAGATTGAGGCTTATCTTTTTCAAAAAGCTAGAGAGTTTTTAAATTGGTTACAATTTAGGTGGAGAGTTTATTCAGAAAGGACAGCCTTTCTTGGTGAATTAATAGTGATATTATTCCTAATTTTTCCGATGTTTCTTATAGCCTTAGCCTTTTTCACGAACGGTGCTGTAATAGTGTTTCTACTCGTAATACCCATACTGTTTGGCACAATTCTTTACGCTATAACGACTGCTAACAGACCTAGGTATATGGACGATATAAGGTTAAGTATTATTCAAGTTCTCATAGCGTTCTTAGCATCATTCGTAATAGGTGGTATTGTAGAAGTATTTATAGGAAAGATTTTCTACACAATTGGATTAAGTTTATTTACTTTTAGCTTATTATTTACAATATTCTCATATAAACAAGTTAAGGAGATAAGTGATGTAGAAGCCTCACTTCCCCAATTTTTGCGTGATGTTACTGAGTTTAGGAAGATAGGTTATGATATGGTTAGGGCTATAAGAACTTTAGCAGAAGAGAAGAGATATAGGGCTGAGTTTAATAGGGTTTTAAATGAACTTGTAAGGCAAAACAACATGGGAATACCTTTAACTAGAGCTAAAATTACAACACGTAGTTGGCTAGGAAAGTTTGCCTTATCTACAGTTCAAATACTAATAGAGAGTGGAGCCGTTAGACCTGATCTTTTAGAGTACTTAACTGAGTTTACCCAGAACTTTATCGAATCTAAGAGGGAGGCATTTTCAAGAATGAGAGCGTATCAAGTTTTAGGAGTTTTAACACCCATACTTCTAATCGCTACAATATTAATTTCAGTAGTGATTATGGGTTCTTTTACCTTATTTGATGTTCCCGGTACTTTCGGTATACAATTTCCTAACATAATTAGTCAAGTAATATTATCTCCAATTAACTTACTAGAGATGTTCTCTTTCATATTCATGTCTTCATTTACGATAGGATTATTGGTTACTAAGGCGTTATACGGAACTGTGAAGTACATGATATTACCAACTATAACTTTAGCAATAGCCTTACTTTCCGTCCACTTCTTTAACGTGTTAGAGCCTATAATACTAAAACTATTTTCTATATAG
- a CDS encoding type II/IV secretion system ATPase subunit, whose product MALIRKKKSDNKFDELSYYLQSIDDSGLITLRTNLDGFNVLDHYTLTSYNVDVYIAEREGIGYYLVNEPPLSDRENRILMALLDSLIYSPTTAFSSKEINVKELEKEILKISAKLGVISQVKGNLGKFLYYILREIKYSVLQVPMSDPYIEEIELVSPYKPVSVVHSRHTEWPRLETNIILNSEIRVRRLVERLSSLGGRSVSTAMPLQDFMLPEGHRVAVSYGEEISKGTTFNVRKFPEKPLTIVDLIYKYNTLSELMAVYLWIIAEAKLFMFLVGPTGSGKTTTLNSLLMLLNPLSKYLTIEDTPELKLPHKYWIQFYTRPSSYGSGREITYYDLVKLSLRYRPDYIIVGEVRGKEIEWLVQAVASGHGGLTTFHGSNHVDVITRISGLLGPDLSQQFRQLISVVASIKRIEEHGNKKANRKIVSIVENVGNDFKEIFKYDYSKDFFIPNSPEELNSVQLDKARELLGWTKERLYEEIDRRILLLRRLGEKGISDYDELAKALVRYYVNGDSIG is encoded by the coding sequence ATGGCACTTATTCGCAAAAAGAAATCAGATAATAAATTTGATGAACTATCATATTATTTGCAATCAATAGATGATTCGGGTTTGATTACTCTACGAACTAATTTAGATGGATTTAACGTTTTAGACCACTATACTCTAACTTCTTATAACGTAGATGTTTACATTGCAGAGAGGGAAGGCATAGGATATTATTTAGTAAATGAACCTCCCCTGAGTGATAGGGAAAATAGGATATTAATGGCTTTATTGGATAGCCTTATTTATAGCCCCACTACAGCTTTCTCTTCTAAGGAAATTAACGTAAAGGAGTTGGAAAAGGAGATTTTAAAAATTTCAGCCAAGTTAGGGGTAATTTCTCAAGTTAAGGGCAATTTAGGAAAATTTTTATATTACATTTTAAGGGAGATAAAGTACTCAGTTTTGCAAGTTCCGATGAGTGATCCATATATTGAAGAAATTGAATTAGTATCACCATATAAACCAGTATCGGTAGTCCACAGTAGACATACTGAATGGCCTAGACTTGAGACTAACATTATCTTGAATAGCGAGATAAGAGTAAGGAGATTAGTTGAGCGTTTATCGTCTTTAGGCGGGAGAAGTGTTAGTACAGCTATGCCTTTGCAAGATTTCATGTTACCTGAAGGTCATAGAGTAGCAGTAAGTTACGGTGAGGAGATAAGTAAAGGAACTACCTTTAACGTAAGAAAGTTCCCTGAAAAACCTTTAACTATAGTTGATCTAATATACAAGTATAATACGTTAAGTGAATTAATGGCAGTTTATTTATGGATAATAGCTGAGGCTAAGTTGTTTATGTTTTTGGTAGGTCCAACTGGAAGTGGAAAGACTACCACATTAAATTCATTGCTAATGCTCCTCAACCCTCTATCAAAATACTTAACAATTGAAGATACACCAGAGCTGAAACTTCCGCATAAGTATTGGATTCAGTTCTACACTAGACCATCTTCTTATGGTAGTGGGAGGGAGATTACGTATTATGATCTAGTTAAACTTTCACTGAGGTATAGACCAGACTATATAATCGTAGGAGAGGTTAGAGGTAAAGAAATAGAATGGTTAGTGCAAGCTGTGGCTAGTGGTCATGGGGGACTCACGACCTTTCACGGCTCAAATCATGTTGATGTAATAACTAGGATAAGTGGGTTATTAGGTCCAGATCTTTCACAACAGTTTAGACAATTAATCTCAGTCGTCGCTTCAATAAAGAGAATAGAAGAGCATGGAAACAAAAAAGCTAATAGGAAAATAGTATCGATAGTTGAGAACGTTGGTAATGATTTTAAGGAGATCTTTAAGTACGATTATAGTAAGGACTTTTTCATACCAAATAGTCCAGAGGAGTTAAATAGTGTTCAATTAGATAAGGCGAGAGAATTGTTAGGTTGGACTAAGGAAAGATTATATGAAGAAATTGATAGGAGGATCTTACTTTTGAGGAGATTAGGTGAAAAGGGTATATCAGACTATGATGAGTTAGCTAAGGCTTTAGTAAGGTATTACGTAAACGGTGATAGTATTGGATAG
- a CDS encoding archaellin/type IV pilin N-terminal domain-containing protein: MNKGISEAITVVFLILITLVAVAIVSIYYLHVVSLHQLSLSEELSNQYKDIGQLLTVVYYYQKGGCSYFFVENIGNVPINVTQIYLNSTQVSSSTHLSYVIYNSTNTKINVLYPQLVYVILVHANVTSIIIRTSNDNLIQLVA; this comes from the coding sequence ATGAATAAGGGAATATCAGAAGCTATAACTGTAGTTTTTTTGATTTTAATTACACTTGTTGCTGTTGCTATAGTTTCTATTTACTATCTACATGTAGTCAGTCTCCATCAATTGAGCTTATCAGAGGAGCTAAGTAATCAATATAAAGATATAGGTCAGCTTTTGACAGTGGTCTATTATTATCAAAAGGGGGGTTGTAGTTATTTCTTTGTAGAGAATATTGGAAACGTCCCAATAAATGTCACTCAAATTTATTTGAATTCAACACAAGTTAGTTCTTCCACACACTTAAGCTATGTAATTTATAATTCAACTAATACAAAGATCAATGTACTTTATCCCCAGTTAGTCTATGTGATCTTAGTCCATGCTAATGTTACTTCTATCATAATTAGAACATCAAATGACAATTTAATTCAATTGGTGGCATAG
- a CDS encoding zinc ribbon domain-containing protein, giving the protein MAKQCPRCGYLNPDTANFCSNCGYPLPLTSSPQPNLPPPTQRDRLSEAFNIFTKNLGMVVPSIILLIVEIVLAVIFSVLTLGIFFVSPIASIILAVIFAIIMGLISAILFSVVVHTTMYMASDASNNLPINASNSFSRARSTLSHLYSIVGILILLGILGGLSRSSAVVWFLVGLVGILLYIMSASVVLGKPMSLTSSIDWYIKAFNRDAGSAIVIFIGSLLSLIPVINVFTIPYTSILSYLLVRDL; this is encoded by the coding sequence ATGGCAAAACAGTGTCCTCGATGTGGATATTTAAACCCTGATACTGCAAATTTTTGCTCTAACTGTGGCTATCCCTTACCGCTAACTTCCTCTCCTCAACCTAATTTGCCTCCTCCAACTCAGCGAGATAGGTTAAGCGAAGCATTTAATATATTTACAAAGAATCTTGGAATGGTAGTACCATCAATTATTTTACTGATAGTGGAGATAGTGCTGGCTGTTATATTCTCAGTATTAACTTTAGGGATTTTCTTTGTTTCGCCTATAGCTAGTATAATTTTAGCTGTAATATTTGCCATAATTATGGGGTTGATAAGTGCGATTTTATTCTCTGTAGTCGTTCACACTACTATGTATATGGCAAGTGATGCGAGTAATAACTTACCAATAAATGCTAGCAACTCTTTCTCCAGAGCTAGATCTACTTTATCTCACTTATATTCTATTGTAGGTATTTTAATACTATTAGGAATACTGGGAGGGTTAAGCAGATCATCAGCTGTAGTATGGTTCTTAGTTGGACTAGTAGGTATATTACTATACATAATGTCAGCTTCAGTAGTATTAGGTAAACCTATGAGTTTGACCAGTTCTATAGATTGGTATATCAAGGCTTTTAATAGAGACGCAGGCTCAGCAATAGTTATCTTCATCGGTTCTCTGCTTAGTTTAATACCAGTAATCAATGTCTTTACAATACCTTATACTTCTATCTTATCTTATTTACTTGTCAGAGATTTATAG
- a CDS encoding precorrin-8X methylmutase: protein MDNLSNTAIMLVGHGSRRETYNEDIEMMIDYIRKRINLPIFLTYNEFSKPDWRELLNVIVERGFRRVIIGLVFLGRGNHVFKDIMNYIKVNKLNTWTRTQINDSIIEVYVTEPLASSPLVALSLFYRLSRAINLFPSLDDFIEDPTEIEEESMNKILKSLVINDEREKRVIAKAVFASGNPEIAKYVKVNNIDAGIEAIKSQVEILTDVKMVAAGIRWNKVICLIDDDEVKKLSKDLGITRAAAAMRLGLSKEDGKLVVIGNAPTALIEAIRLVREGKDIPFIVASPPGFTNAAEAKEALVNSNIPSVVVSNTYGGSGIAVAIINEIIKMALEA from the coding sequence ATGGATAACTTATCCAATACCGCTATCATGCTCGTCGGTCATGGATCTCGCAGAGAAACGTATAATGAGGACATAGAAATGATGATAGACTATATAAGAAAGAGAATAAACTTACCAATCTTCTTAACTTACAATGAATTTTCTAAGCCAGACTGGAGAGAGTTATTGAACGTTATCGTAGAACGCGGATTTAGAAGAGTAATAATTGGTTTAGTGTTCTTAGGGAGAGGAAATCACGTATTTAAAGATATCATGAATTACATTAAAGTAAATAAGTTAAACACTTGGACTAGGACACAGATTAATGATAGTATTATAGAAGTTTACGTAACTGAACCTTTAGCATCGTCTCCCTTAGTAGCTTTATCTTTATTTTATAGATTATCTAGAGCGATTAACCTCTTTCCGTCATTAGATGACTTTATTGAAGATCCTACAGAAATAGAGGAAGAGAGTATGAACAAAATTCTAAAAAGTTTAGTTATAAACGATGAAAGGGAGAAAAGGGTTATAGCTAAGGCCGTATTTGCTTCTGGGAATCCAGAAATTGCAAAATACGTTAAAGTGAACAACATAGACGCTGGGATTGAAGCGATAAAGTCACAAGTAGAAATCTTAACGGACGTTAAAATGGTCGCTGCAGGTATAAGATGGAATAAAGTAATTTGCCTAATAGATGATGATGAGGTAAAGAAGTTATCTAAAGATTTAGGAATTACAAGAGCAGCTGCAGCTATGAGACTTGGATTAAGCAAAGAAGATGGAAAATTAGTAGTAATAGGGAATGCACCCACAGCCTTAATTGAAGCTATTAGACTAGTGAGAGAAGGAAAAGATATACCATTTATAGTAGCATCTCCACCCGGCTTTACTAACGCTGCAGAGGCAAAAGAAGCTCTAGTCAATAGTAATATACCCTCAGTAGTAGTTTCAAATACTTATGGGGGAAGTGGAATAGCGGTTGCGATAATTAATGAAATAATTAAAATGGCATTAGAGGCGTGA
- a CDS encoding precorrin-3B C(17)-methyltransferase: MGKLYIVGIGPGSKEQRTIKAQEVLEKANVIIGYNTYLRLISDVLNGKKEVIGARMKEEIFRANTAIEKALEDNNNVALVSSGDPQIYGMAGLVFDIIAKKKIDLEVEVIPGVTAALAAAAKLGSPLSLDFVVISLSDLLIPADEILKKVTKASEGDFTIVFYNLINKKLLLQSMEIVSKHRKPDTPVGIVKSAYRDEEKVIITTLSSWKEHLEEIGMTTTMIIGNSLTYRYKNYMITPRGYERKYNL, encoded by the coding sequence ATGGGTAAGCTTTACATAGTCGGGATTGGACCAGGTTCAAAGGAACAAAGAACGATCAAAGCTCAAGAAGTTTTAGAGAAAGCAAATGTAATTATAGGCTATAATACTTACTTACGGCTGATCTCTGATGTATTAAATGGTAAAAAAGAGGTTATAGGGGCAAGGATGAAAGAGGAGATATTTAGAGCTAATACTGCAATAGAAAAAGCCCTCGAAGATAACAATAATGTAGCATTAGTATCTAGCGGAGATCCTCAAATTTATGGAATGGCTGGATTAGTGTTTGACATTATTGCGAAGAAGAAAATAGACCTTGAGGTAGAAGTTATTCCAGGAGTAACGGCTGCATTAGCTGCAGCAGCTAAATTGGGTAGTCCACTTTCCCTAGACTTCGTGGTCATAAGTCTAAGTGATTTACTAATACCAGCTGATGAAATTCTGAAAAAGGTTACAAAAGCGTCAGAGGGTGACTTTACGATAGTATTTTATAACTTAATAAATAAGAAGCTATTACTCCAGAGCATGGAAATAGTGTCGAAACATAGGAAACCAGATACTCCCGTTGGAATTGTAAAGAGTGCATACAGAGATGAGGAGAAAGTGATTATCACTACATTATCCTCTTGGAAAGAACATTTAGAAGAAATAGGTATGACGACTACTATGATAATAGGAAACTCTTTAACGTATAGATATAAGAACTACATGATAACTCCAAGAGGATACGAGAGGAAGTATAACCTATGA
- the cbiD gene encoding cobalt-precorrin-5B (C(1))-methyltransferase CbiD, protein MIINTLKRFGITTGAAAAAASKASTILLVRNEIPKSVTIPTPIGLRLEIPVESVEKRDEFCCAEVKKFSGDNPDILDGLIIQSCVKFNGNEIEIEGGEGVGIVTRPGLKIGIGERAINPIVKEMIKNAIREVTDRGVKVIIQVPNGKEIAPKTMNEVVGVVEGISILGTTGIETPVSDEDYIEHISCELNSIKTSHKHVVLAPGNTAAKLASKIFDKNTVVKVGDRIGDSIRIASSLFQRIILAGLPAKLLKVYAGIFNTHNSFGDARIESLTHASLLSNVVDHETLIKIANSSSVEEAFSYMTKEQRRVVMKIVAERILSRIRKINDKVSFCVIIFDYDEEELCRVGCE, encoded by the coding sequence ATGATAATAAACACGTTAAAGAGATTTGGAATAACTACTGGTGCGGCAGCTGCGGCTGCATCTAAAGCCTCAACTATTTTACTAGTCAGAAACGAAATCCCTAAATCGGTAACTATTCCCACCCCAATAGGTTTAAGGCTAGAGATTCCCGTAGAGAGTGTGGAGAAAAGAGATGAATTCTGTTGCGCCGAAGTTAAGAAGTTCTCTGGTGATAACCCAGACATATTAGATGGCCTAATAATACAATCTTGTGTAAAGTTTAATGGGAACGAAATTGAGATAGAAGGAGGAGAAGGAGTAGGCATAGTAACTAGGCCAGGGTTAAAAATAGGAATAGGAGAGAGAGCGATAAATCCAATAGTGAAAGAGATGATTAAAAACGCTATTAGAGAAGTTACTGACAGAGGAGTTAAGGTAATAATTCAAGTTCCTAATGGAAAGGAGATAGCACCGAAAACCATGAACGAGGTGGTAGGTGTAGTTGAAGGCATTTCTATTCTAGGAACTACTGGAATAGAAACCCCGGTAAGTGATGAGGATTACATCGAGCATATTAGTTGTGAGCTAAATTCAATAAAAACTTCACACAAGCACGTAGTACTAGCACCAGGTAATACTGCAGCTAAGCTAGCATCTAAGATTTTCGATAAAAATACGGTTGTAAAAGTAGGTGATAGGATAGGCGATTCAATAAGGATAGCTTCTAGTCTATTTCAGAGAATCATATTAGCTGGATTACCAGCAAAGCTTCTCAAAGTTTACGCGGGCATCTTTAACACTCATAACTCGTTTGGAGATGCTAGAATAGAATCTTTGACTCACGCCTCGTTACTTTCCAACGTAGTTGATCATGAAACTTTAATCAAAATCGCCAATTCTTCCTCAGTAGAGGAGGCGTTTAGTTACATGACTAAAGAACAGAGAAGAGTGGTAATGAAGATCGTTGCAGAGAGAATCTTATCTAGGATTAGAAAAATAAATGATAAGGTATCTTTTTGTGTAATTATCTTTGATTATGATGAAGAAGAGTTATGTAGGGTTGGTTGTGAATGA
- the cbiT gene encoding precorrin-6Y C5,15-methyltransferase (decarboxylating) subunit CbiT — MKWEFNVPGIPDDYFEREEEIPMTKEEIRALALSKLRVKRGDRFLDIGCGTGSVTIEASLLVGREGKVYGIDKEEKAIKLTKRNIERFNLQDNNIQLILGKAPEVLLTLNEKFDKIFIGGGSEKIDEILKASWLILNENGRVVLDAILIETVNKAISAMESIGFNDIEITEVIIAKGMRTKVGTAMISRNPIFIIAGEKR; from the coding sequence ATGAAATGGGAATTTAACGTACCTGGGATACCAGACGACTATTTTGAAAGGGAAGAAGAAATACCAATGACTAAGGAAGAGATAAGGGCTTTAGCACTATCGAAACTCAGAGTAAAAAGGGGTGACAGATTTTTAGATATAGGATGCGGTACTGGTAGCGTAACTATTGAAGCTTCCTTGCTAGTTGGAAGAGAAGGTAAGGTTTATGGTATCGATAAGGAAGAGAAGGCAATTAAGTTAACCAAAAGAAACATTGAAAGATTCAATTTACAAGATAATAATATACAGTTGATTTTAGGCAAAGCACCCGAGGTGCTACTTACCCTAAACGAGAAGTTCGATAAGATATTCATCGGAGGAGGGTCTGAAAAGATAGACGAAATATTAAAGGCATCATGGTTAATATTAAATGAAAATGGTAGAGTAGTACTAGATGCTATTTTAATAGAGACCGTAAACAAAGCAATTTCGGCTATGGAAAGTATTGGGTTTAATGATATAGAAATAACTGAGGTAATAATTGCCAAGGGTATGAGAACTAAGGTAGGCACGGCAATGATATCAAGGAACCCCATATTTATTATTGCTGGTGAAAAGAGATGA